A stretch of Nitrospirota bacterium DNA encodes these proteins:
- a CDS encoding NifU family protein, whose amino-acid sequence MNKEKVEEALKQVRPALQRDGGDIELVSVEENGTVKVRLKGACGSCPMSTMTLKMGVEKHLKEQFPELKEVVQVA is encoded by the coding sequence ATGAACAAAGAAAAAGTTGAAGAAGCCCTCAAACAAGTGCGGCCGGCGCTCCAGCGCGACGGAGGTGATATCGAACTCGTGAGCGTTGAAGAGAATGGTACGGTAAAAGTTCGGCTCAAGGGTGCCTGCGGATCCTGTCCGATGTCCACAATGACCCTCAAGATGGGCGTGGAGAAGCACCTCAAGGAGCAGTTCCCCGAGCTAAAGGAAGTGGTTCAGGTAGCGTAA